The Devosia sp. SD17-2 genome includes a region encoding these proteins:
- a CDS encoding gamma carbonic anhydrase family protein, whose protein sequence is MPIYALDGIAPEIDPKAGFIAPTAVLVGDIVVGPEAGVWFGVVMRGDNERITIGARSNVQENCVLHTDMGFPLTIGENCTIGHSAILHGCTIGDNSLIGMGATVLNGAKIGKNCLIGANALVTEGKEIPDNSLVVGAPGKIIRTLGPDSAERLAVSAEGYVRNARRFAAGMVEVPRRVDFDPA, encoded by the coding sequence ATGCCGATTTATGCGCTGGACGGGATTGCGCCCGAGATCGACCCGAAGGCCGGGTTCATCGCGCCCACGGCCGTGCTGGTGGGGGATATTGTGGTGGGCCCCGAGGCCGGCGTCTGGTTTGGCGTGGTGATGCGCGGCGACAATGAGCGGATCACCATCGGCGCGCGCTCCAATGTGCAGGAAAACTGCGTGCTGCACACCGATATGGGTTTTCCGCTCACCATCGGCGAAAACTGCACTATCGGGCATAGCGCCATTCTTCACGGCTGCACAATCGGCGACAACTCGCTGATCGGCATGGGCGCCACCGTGCTCAATGGCGCCAAAATCGGAAAGAACTGCCTGATCGGCGCCAATGCGCTGGTCACCGAGGGCAAGGAAATTCCCGATAATTCGCTGGTTGTCGGCGCGCCGGGAAAGATCATCCGCACGCTGGGTCCGGACTCGGCCGAAAGGCTGGCCGTCTCGGCCGAGGGCTATGTGCGCAACGCACGCCGCTTTGCCGCCGGCATGGTGGAAGTGCCACGCCGGGTGGATTTCGATCCGGCCTGA
- a CDS encoding sugar kinase, with amino-acid sequence MAGKRIVSIGECMIEMSGGEDRNYRLGYAGDTLNTAWYLRALLSKDFAVDYATALGSDRYSDDIRAFLDTNGIGTDHIQTIPSRRPGLYMIHQDKGDRHFTYWRDNSAAKLLADDKEALGKAVEGASLVYFSGITLAILAPKARGRLLGAIVKARDKGAKIAFDTNLRPALWSSERVMASVLTAAASLCDIVLPTHSDEAPLFGDKSVEETAERYLELGVEEVVVKDGSNEALIATAHERVKMAPPPAKSVVDATGAGDSFNGGYLSARLMGKSIAEAAENAHRVAGVVIGHKGALVDPKLLG; translated from the coding sequence ATGGCCGGCAAGCGGATCGTCAGCATTGGCGAATGCATGATCGAAATGAGCGGCGGCGAGGACCGCAATTATCGGCTGGGCTATGCCGGCGATACGCTGAACACAGCCTGGTATCTACGCGCCCTGCTCAGCAAGGATTTTGCCGTCGACTATGCCACAGCGCTGGGTTCGGACCGCTATTCGGACGATATCCGCGCCTTTCTCGATACCAATGGCATCGGCACCGACCATATCCAGACCATTCCGAGCCGTCGTCCGGGTCTTTACATGATCCATCAGGACAAGGGCGACCGGCATTTTACATACTGGCGCGACAATTCTGCGGCCAAGCTATTAGCCGACGATAAGGAGGCGCTGGGCAAGGCCGTGGAGGGTGCGAGCCTGGTCTATTTCTCCGGCATCACCCTCGCCATCCTCGCGCCCAAGGCGCGCGGGCGCCTGCTCGGCGCCATCGTCAAGGCGCGCGACAAAGGCGCGAAAATCGCCTTCGACACCAATCTGCGGCCTGCGCTGTGGTCGAGCGAGCGGGTGATGGCCTCGGTGCTGACGGCGGCGGCAAGCCTTTGCGATATCGTCCTGCCCACCCATTCGGACGAAGCCCCGCTCTTTGGCGACAAATCGGTGGAGGAGACGGCCGAGCGCTATCTCGAGCTGGGCGTCGAGGAAGTGGTGGTCAAGGACGGCTCCAACGAGGCGCTGATCGCCACGGCCCACGAGCGGGTGAAAATGGCCCCGCCGCCGGCCAAAAGCGTGGTGGATGCCACCGGGGCCGGCGACAGCTTTAATGGCGGCTATCTTTCGGCGCGGCTGATGGGCAAGTCGATCGCCGAAGCTGCCGAAAATGCGCACCGGGTGGCCGGGGTAGTGATCGGCCACAAGGGCGCGCTGGTGGACCCCAAGCTTTTGGGGTGA
- a CDS encoding mannitol dehydrogenase family protein, which yields MTDARLSPATLATLKAGTKVPNYDRSAVSPGIVHLGIGAFHRAHMAVYVDDLLAEDPSWGIVGASLRRPDTKDALAPQDGLYTIAVRDASGTHPRVIGSILSVMDANSEREELLALMASPAIRIVSLTVTEKGYCHDPATGELDERHPDIVHDLANPTTPKSAPGMLVEALARRKAAGIAPFTVMSCDNLPSNGETAKRIVTRFAALREADLGAWVKDVAFPSTMVDRIVPSTTDADRAEVTGLIGAEDAWPIMTEPFTKWVIEDHFPAGRPAFEKVGAQLVKNVEPFELMKLRMLNGSHSTMAYLGYLGGYEYISEVMGDPAYVKLIHGLMTEEAMPTLDMPGTDLGAYRDELLERFRNPALKHRTWQIAMDGSQKLPQRLLGTIRDRLKAGQPITRLSLGVAAWMRYVTGIAEDGSEIDVRDPHALKMLAIATDAGDDPEALFDGLAALTEVFGTDLAENSNFRTVVAEHLENLFDEGARGTVEDLVG from the coding sequence TTGACCGACGCGCGCCTCAGCCCCGCCACTCTCGCCACCCTCAAGGCCGGCACCAAAGTGCCCAATTATGACCGGTCGGCGGTGTCGCCTGGCATCGTCCATCTGGGCATCGGCGCCTTTCACCGTGCGCATATGGCCGTTTATGTCGACGATCTCCTCGCCGAAGACCCGAGCTGGGGCATTGTGGGGGCGAGCCTTCGCCGTCCCGACACCAAGGACGCTCTCGCCCCGCAGGACGGGCTGTATACCATCGCCGTGCGCGACGCCTCCGGCACCCATCCGCGGGTGATCGGCTCGATCCTTTCGGTCATGGATGCCAATTCTGAGCGTGAAGAGCTGCTGGCGCTGATGGCCAGCCCCGCCATCCGCATTGTCTCGCTGACCGTGACGGAAAAGGGGTATTGCCACGATCCGGCAACCGGCGAGCTCGATGAGCGCCACCCGGACATCGTCCACGATCTCGCCAATCCCACCACGCCAAAATCGGCCCCCGGCATGCTGGTCGAAGCCCTCGCCCGTCGCAAGGCGGCCGGGATCGCCCCCTTCACGGTGATGAGCTGCGACAATCTCCCCTCCAATGGCGAGACGGCCAAGCGCATCGTGACCCGCTTTGCCGCCCTGCGCGAGGCCGATCTCGGCGCCTGGGTCAAGGATGTGGCCTTCCCCTCGACCATGGTTGATCGCATCGTCCCCTCGACCACCGATGCTGACCGGGCTGAAGTCACGGGCCTCATCGGCGCCGAAGACGCCTGGCCGATCATGACCGAGCCCTTCACCAAATGGGTGATCGAGGATCATTTCCCCGCCGGTCGTCCGGCGTTTGAGAAGGTCGGCGCCCAGCTGGTGAAAAATGTCGAGCCGTTCGAATTGATGAAGCTCAGAATGCTCAACGGTTCGCACTCGACCATGGCCTATCTCGGCTATCTCGGTGGCTATGAGTATATTTCCGAGGTCATGGGCGACCCTGCCTATGTCAAACTCATCCATGGCCTGATGACCGAAGAGGCAATGCCGACGCTCGACATGCCCGGCACCGATCTCGGGGCCTATCGTGACGAACTGCTCGAGCGCTTCCGCAATCCGGCCCTCAAGCACCGCACCTGGCAGATCGCCATGGACGGTTCGCAGAAACTGCCGCAGCGCCTGCTCGGTACTATTCGCGACCGCCTCAAAGCCGGCCAGCCGATCACCCGCCTGTCTCTAGGTGTCGCCGCCTGGATGCGCTATGTCACCGGCATTGCCGAGGACGGTAGCGAGATCGACGTCCGGGATCCGCACGCCCTCAAAATGCTCGCCATCGCCACCGATGCCGGCGACGATCCGGAGGCCCTCTTCGACGGCCTTGCTGCCCTCACCGAAGTGTTCGGCACCGACCTTGCCGAGAATTCCAACTTCCGCACGGTCGTCGCCGAGCACCTTGAAAACCTCTTCGATGAAGGCGCGCGCGGCACGGTCGAAGATCTGGTCGGCTAA